A section of the bacterium SCSIO 12696 genome encodes:
- a CDS encoding GIY-YIG nuclease family protein has protein sequence MSSWFVYMIRTGSGALYTGISTDVQRRLSEHRSGKGARALRGKGPLQLVYQQSVESQSKALRLEAAIKKLPKAKKEQLVIDSELSETKDDG, from the coding sequence GTGTCCAGCTGGTTTGTGTACATGATCCGCACCGGCTCCGGAGCCTTGTACACCGGCATCAGTACGGATGTGCAGCGGCGCCTTAGCGAGCATCGCAGCGGTAAGGGCGCTCGGGCCTTGCGGGGCAAAGGCCCGCTGCAGCTGGTGTATCAACAGTCGGTAGAGAGTCAATCCAAGGCCTTGCGCCTGGAAGCCGCCATCAAAAAGTTGCCGAAAGCGAAAAAAGAACAATTGGTGATCGACAGCGAATTGTCGGAGACAAAAGACGATGGATGA
- a CDS encoding lysophospholipid acyltransferase family protein, giving the protein MLDVDNLVQQHCPKAVEDKPLIARPLTKVLRLLFHEKDFKQFEQDYPHLEGFDFVEQCLAHFGFSYRVRDNERESIPNTGRAVIIANHPIGSLDGLALLKMVREIRPDVKVVANELLATIKPLKSLLLANPSNRTDLAEVRQQLEDEGALIVFPANDVSRPSIKGVRDKKWDSTFLRLASSTKSPVLPVFVDGRNSAFFYALSFMARPVSTLWRVREMFRHASSCIDIRIGAPVSYDSYQQVAVPIREKVRLFKHHLYRIGKGKRGFFSTEVAISHPENRALLKEEIEQCKRLGETADGKQIYLYYYKPNSSIMREIGRLREIAFRAVGEGSGGRRDNDLYDQHYMHLLLWDPLELEIAGAYRFCDASESIDTMGQDKLYSASLFNYNKAMKPYFERGLELGRSFVQPKYWGKRSLEYLWYGIGAFLRENPNYRYLFGPVTLSDTYSEHAKDMIVHFYSKHFPALQPLADCQMPYTIASDKQQQLNQQFPGKDYREEFVSLKGQLSHMNCSVPTLYKQYTEICEPNGVQFAGFNIDPDFKNAIDGLIVVDLANLKPNRRERYLGIK; this is encoded by the coding sequence ATGCTCGACGTGGACAACTTGGTACAGCAGCACTGCCCAAAGGCGGTTGAGGACAAGCCGTTGATTGCTCGTCCGCTGACAAAAGTGCTCCGCCTGCTGTTTCACGAAAAGGATTTTAAGCAATTTGAGCAGGATTATCCGCACCTGGAAGGCTTTGACTTTGTCGAGCAGTGCTTGGCGCACTTTGGCTTTAGCTATCGGGTAAGGGATAACGAACGGGAATCCATTCCCAACACTGGCCGCGCGGTGATTATTGCCAATCACCCCATCGGTTCGCTGGACGGATTGGCACTGCTAAAGATGGTGCGGGAAATACGCCCTGACGTAAAAGTAGTAGCCAATGAATTATTGGCCACCATTAAACCGCTTAAGTCCTTGTTGTTGGCCAATCCGTCAAATCGCACAGACTTGGCTGAAGTGCGCCAGCAACTGGAAGACGAAGGTGCCCTGATCGTCTTCCCCGCCAACGATGTGTCCCGCCCAAGCATCAAAGGTGTACGGGACAAAAAATGGGATTCTACGTTTTTGCGCCTGGCCAGCAGCACTAAATCACCGGTGTTGCCGGTGTTTGTCGACGGTAGAAACTCCGCGTTTTTCTACGCACTCAGCTTTATGGCTCGCCCGGTATCTACCCTGTGGCGGGTGCGGGAAATGTTTCGTCACGCCAGCAGTTGTATCGATATACGCATAGGCGCTCCGGTCAGCTACGACAGCTATCAGCAAGTAGCGGTACCCATTCGCGAAAAAGTACGCCTGTTCAAGCACCACCTTTACCGTATTGGTAAAGGCAAGCGAGGTTTCTTTAGTACCGAGGTGGCGATTTCTCACCCGGAAAATCGCGCATTGCTCAAAGAGGAAATTGAGCAGTGTAAGCGGCTGGGCGAAACCGCCGACGGCAAGCAAATTTACCTGTATTACTACAAACCCAATTCAAGCATCATGCGGGAAATCGGCCGCCTGCGAGAAATTGCATTTCGTGCGGTGGGTGAAGGTTCTGGAGGCCGCAGGGACAACGACTTATACGATCAGCATTACATGCACTTGCTGCTGTGGGATCCACTGGAGCTGGAAATCGCCGGAGCCTATCGCTTCTGCGATGCCTCGGAATCCATAGATACCATGGGCCAGGACAAGCTCTACTCCGCATCCTTGTTTAATTACAACAAAGCCATGAAGCCCTATTTCGAGCGAGGCCTGGAGCTGGGCCGCAGTTTTGTGCAACCCAAATACTGGGGTAAGCGTAGCCTGGAATACCTGTGGTATGGCATTGGCGCCTTTCTGCGTGAGAACCCCAACTATCGCTACCTGTTCGGCCCTGTAACACTGAGCGACACCTATTCCGAGCACGCCAAAGACATGATTGTGCACTTTTACAGCAAGCACTTTCCGGCGCTGCAACCACTGGCTGACTGCCAGATGCCCTACACCATTGCCAGCGACAAACAACAGCAATTGAATCAGCAATTCCCTGGCAAGGACTACCGAGAAGAGTTTGTTTCACTCAAGGGCCAGCTCAGTCATATGAACTGCAGCGTACCCACCCTGTACAAGCAATACACCGAGATTTGCGAGCCCAATGGCGTGCAATTCGCCGGTTTTAATATCGACCCGGATTTTAAAAATGCCATCGACGGCTTGATCGTGGTGGATTTGGCAAACCTGAAGCCCAACCGCCGGG
- a CDS encoding DUF2288 domain-containing protein, with the protein MIQAERDPDVLKAKLNLETAQVRWHELQRFFAAGSVIAAAPELDLTEVALQISQDNSAQIKQWMDAGQLGQVSDAQAQQWFDGDALLWSCVVKPWVLVQQPMVKQ; encoded by the coding sequence ATGATCCAGGCGGAGCGCGATCCAGACGTGCTCAAAGCCAAACTTAACCTGGAAACTGCACAGGTTCGCTGGCACGAGTTACAGCGGTTTTTTGCTGCAGGCTCGGTAATTGCGGCGGCGCCAGAGTTGGATTTGACGGAAGTGGCGTTGCAAATTTCTCAGGATAACAGTGCCCAGATCAAACAGTGGATGGATGCGGGTCAGTTGGGGCAGGTCAGTGACGCTCAGGCTCAGCAATGGTTTGATGGCGATGCTCTGCTGTGGAGTTGTGTGGTGAAGCCCTGGGTATTGGTGCAACAACCGATGGTGAAACAATGA